One stretch of Lucilia cuprina isolate Lc7/37 chromosome 6, ASM2204524v1, whole genome shotgun sequence DNA includes these proteins:
- the LOC111677383 gene encoding NAD kinase isoform X1 produces MACVSDIDLATLHKTRLEERLNYKLSFQQPQHHHHHLQHHHTYDGFSTMTRMCLQRNASNSYNPQQQSSHHHHHSNGSTESTKASKLKDLNGNCVMDNLTNKIKHLNFINKQKFLLNRGDSSSSLDDDEDLNYFSSSTRRRRSGTWPRTRSLNAPSPFQQFGPCGRIMKNPAMVMQIQDPASQRLTWYKPPLTVLVIKKVRDSMVLAPFVQLVEWLVQEKHMVVWVESAVLDDPLLQEDKKFQSVKEKLVTFKDGRDDLTDRIDFIVCLGGDGTLLYASLLFQQSVPPVMAFHLGSLGFLTPFQFDNFQEQVTNVLEGHAALTLRSRLRCVIYRKTDRRKDSSELTPQLNCSMSADSGVSMDSCSGIPTVGKGCSRTPSTNILVLNEVVIDRGPSPYLSNIDLFLDGKYITSVQGDGLIVSTPTGSTAYAVAAGASMIHPSVPAIMVTPICPHSLSFRPIVVPAGVELKISVSPDSRNTSWVSFDGRNRQELFHGDSLRVTTSIYPVPSICAQDQISDWFDSLAECLHWNVRKKQKCLDELSDLTASGSEDTLDELERGSDSLLDS; encoded by the exons atggctTGTGTATCAGATATTGATTTGGCCACTTTACATAAAACCCGCCTAGAAGAacgtttaaattataaattatccTTTCAACAAccgcaacatcatcatcatcatttgcAACATCACCACACCTACGATGGTTTTAGCACAATGACTCGCATGTGTTTGCAACGTAATGCCTCAAACAGTTATAATCCTCAACAGCAAAGTtcgcatcatcatcatcattctaATGGCAGCACAGAGTCCACAAAGGCTTCAAAACTAAAAGATTTAAATGGCAATTGCGTCATggataatttaacaaataaaataaaacatttaaattttataaataaacagaaatttctattaaatcgTGGTGATTCTTCGTCCAGTTTAGATGATGATGaggatttaaattatttctcttCGAGTACTAGAAGACGTCGATCGGGAACATGGCC GCGCACACGAAGTTTAAATGCCCCCTCACCTTTTCAACAATTTGGACCATGTGGACGTATAATGAAAAATCCGGCCATGGTTATGCAAATACAAGACCCTGCCAGTCAGCGTCTTACCTGGTACAAACCTCCGTTAACGGTATTGGTTATAAAAAAAGTACGTGACTCTATGGTGCTGGCACCATTTGTACAATTAGTTGAATGGTTGGTACAAGAAAAACATATGGTTGTGTGGGTGGAATCAGCCGTCTTAGATGACCCACTCTTACAAGAAGATAAGAAATTTCAATCGGTTAAGGAAAAATTGGTAACATTCaa AGATGGTCGTGATGATTTAACAGATCGCATAGATTTCATTGTTTGCTTGGGTGGTGATGGTACTCTTCTGTATGCTTCTCTTTTATTTCAACAATCTGTGCCGCCTGTCATGGCCTTCCATTTGGGCTCTTTGGGTTTTTTGACACCATTCCAGTTTGATAATTTCCAAGAACAAGTTACAAATGTTTTAGAAGGTCATGCCGCTTTAACATTGCGCAGCCGTTTGCGTTGCGTTATCTACAGAAAGACAGATCGTCGTAAAGATTCCTCCGAACTGACGCCACAATTGAATTGCAGCATGTCGGCAGATAGTGGTGTATCCATGGATTCCTGCTCGGGTATACCAACGGTGGGCAAAGGTTGCTCTAGAACACCTTCCACAAATATATTG GTTCTAAACGAAGTTGTTATTGATCGTGGACCCTCGCCATATCTAAgtaatattgatttatttttggaTGGCAAGTATATTACTTCGGTGCAGGGTGATGGTTTAATTGTTTCCACACCCACTGGCAGTACGGCATATGCTGTGGCAGCTGGTGCCTCTATGATTCATCCATCTGTACCCGCGATTATGGTCACACCCATTTGTCCACATTCTTTAAGTTTTCGTCCGATTGTTGTACCTGCTGGAGTTGAACTGAAG ATTTCTGTATCACCCGACAGTCGTAACACCTCCTGGGTATCCTTCGATGGTCGCAATCGACAAGAACTGTTTCATGGTGATAGTTTAAGAGTTACCACCTCCATCTATCCGGTGCCCAGTATATGTGCTCAAGATCAAATATCCGATTGGTTTGATTCTTTGGCCGAATGTTTGCACTGGAATGTGCGTAAAAAgcaaaaatgtttagatgaactGTCGGACTTGACCGCTTCAGGTTCTGAGGATACTCTAGATGAGCTGGAAAGAGGCTCCGATTCTTTGTTAgatagttaa
- the LOC111677383 gene encoding NAD kinase isoform X2: protein MSKSQINGLFNSNSAGSSSSNNNKIFTATHSTPTGAVGVTATAALQCTPSTTNAAAVAAKDHLSVNRISAGGNASSAPGPGGTNSSPDVEAMREWWRTRSLNAPSPFQQFGPCGRIMKNPAMVMQIQDPASQRLTWYKPPLTVLVIKKVRDSMVLAPFVQLVEWLVQEKHMVVWVESAVLDDPLLQEDKKFQSVKEKLVTFKDGRDDLTDRIDFIVCLGGDGTLLYASLLFQQSVPPVMAFHLGSLGFLTPFQFDNFQEQVTNVLEGHAALTLRSRLRCVIYRKTDRRKDSSELTPQLNCSMSADSGVSMDSCSGIPTVGKGCSRTPSTNILVLNEVVIDRGPSPYLSNIDLFLDGKYITSVQGDGLIVSTPTGSTAYAVAAGASMIHPSVPAIMVTPICPHSLSFRPIVVPAGVELKISVSPDSRNTSWVSFDGRNRQELFHGDSLRVTTSIYPVPSICAQDQISDWFDSLAECLHWNVRKKQKCLDELSDLTASGSEDTLDELERGSDSLLDS, encoded by the exons atgtccAAATCACAAATAAATGGTTTATTTAATAGCAATAGCGccggcagcagcagcagcaataataacaaaatttttactgcCACCCATTCCACCCCCACTGGTGCTGTTGGTGTTACAGCCACAGCTGCTTTACAGTGTACCCCCTCTACAACAAATGCTGCTGCTGTAGCGGCAAAAGATCATTTAAGTGTTAATCGCATAAGTGCTGGTGGTAATGCCTCTTCGGCTCCGGGTCCTGGAGGAACAAATTCCTCGCCTGATGTGGAAGCTATGAGGGAGTGGTG GCGCACACGAAGTTTAAATGCCCCCTCACCTTTTCAACAATTTGGACCATGTGGACGTATAATGAAAAATCCGGCCATGGTTATGCAAATACAAGACCCTGCCAGTCAGCGTCTTACCTGGTACAAACCTCCGTTAACGGTATTGGTTATAAAAAAAGTACGTGACTCTATGGTGCTGGCACCATTTGTACAATTAGTTGAATGGTTGGTACAAGAAAAACATATGGTTGTGTGGGTGGAATCAGCCGTCTTAGATGACCCACTCTTACAAGAAGATAAGAAATTTCAATCGGTTAAGGAAAAATTGGTAACATTCaa AGATGGTCGTGATGATTTAACAGATCGCATAGATTTCATTGTTTGCTTGGGTGGTGATGGTACTCTTCTGTATGCTTCTCTTTTATTTCAACAATCTGTGCCGCCTGTCATGGCCTTCCATTTGGGCTCTTTGGGTTTTTTGACACCATTCCAGTTTGATAATTTCCAAGAACAAGTTACAAATGTTTTAGAAGGTCATGCCGCTTTAACATTGCGCAGCCGTTTGCGTTGCGTTATCTACAGAAAGACAGATCGTCGTAAAGATTCCTCCGAACTGACGCCACAATTGAATTGCAGCATGTCGGCAGATAGTGGTGTATCCATGGATTCCTGCTCGGGTATACCAACGGTGGGCAAAGGTTGCTCTAGAACACCTTCCACAAATATATTG GTTCTAAACGAAGTTGTTATTGATCGTGGACCCTCGCCATATCTAAgtaatattgatttatttttggaTGGCAAGTATATTACTTCGGTGCAGGGTGATGGTTTAATTGTTTCCACACCCACTGGCAGTACGGCATATGCTGTGGCAGCTGGTGCCTCTATGATTCATCCATCTGTACCCGCGATTATGGTCACACCCATTTGTCCACATTCTTTAAGTTTTCGTCCGATTGTTGTACCTGCTGGAGTTGAACTGAAG ATTTCTGTATCACCCGACAGTCGTAACACCTCCTGGGTATCCTTCGATGGTCGCAATCGACAAGAACTGTTTCATGGTGATAGTTTAAGAGTTACCACCTCCATCTATCCGGTGCCCAGTATATGTGCTCAAGATCAAATATCCGATTGGTTTGATTCTTTGGCCGAATGTTTGCACTGGAATGTGCGTAAAAAgcaaaaatgtttagatgaactGTCGGACTTGACCGCTTCAGGTTCTGAGGATACTCTAGATGAGCTGGAAAGAGGCTCCGATTCTTTGTTAgatagttaa
- the LOC111677383 gene encoding NAD kinase isoform X3: MKNPAMVMQIQDPASQRLTWYKPPLTVLVIKKVRDSMVLAPFVQLVEWLVQEKHMVVWVESAVLDDPLLQEDKKFQSVKEKLVTFKDGRDDLTDRIDFIVCLGGDGTLLYASLLFQQSVPPVMAFHLGSLGFLTPFQFDNFQEQVTNVLEGHAALTLRSRLRCVIYRKTDRRKDSSELTPQLNCSMSADSGVSMDSCSGIPTVGKGCSRTPSTNILVLNEVVIDRGPSPYLSNIDLFLDGKYITSVQGDGLIVSTPTGSTAYAVAAGASMIHPSVPAIMVTPICPHSLSFRPIVVPAGVELKISVSPDSRNTSWVSFDGRNRQELFHGDSLRVTTSIYPVPSICAQDQISDWFDSLAECLHWNVRKKQKCLDELSDLTASGSEDTLDELERGSDSLLDS; the protein is encoded by the exons ATGAAAAATCCGGCCATGGTTATGCAAATACAAGACCCTGCCAGTCAGCGTCTTACCTGGTACAAACCTCCGTTAACGGTATTGGTTATAAAAAAAGTACGTGACTCTATGGTGCTGGCACCATTTGTACAATTAGTTGAATGGTTGGTACAAGAAAAACATATGGTTGTGTGGGTGGAATCAGCCGTCTTAGATGACCCACTCTTACAAGAAGATAAGAAATTTCAATCGGTTAAGGAAAAATTGGTAACATTCaa AGATGGTCGTGATGATTTAACAGATCGCATAGATTTCATTGTTTGCTTGGGTGGTGATGGTACTCTTCTGTATGCTTCTCTTTTATTTCAACAATCTGTGCCGCCTGTCATGGCCTTCCATTTGGGCTCTTTGGGTTTTTTGACACCATTCCAGTTTGATAATTTCCAAGAACAAGTTACAAATGTTTTAGAAGGTCATGCCGCTTTAACATTGCGCAGCCGTTTGCGTTGCGTTATCTACAGAAAGACAGATCGTCGTAAAGATTCCTCCGAACTGACGCCACAATTGAATTGCAGCATGTCGGCAGATAGTGGTGTATCCATGGATTCCTGCTCGGGTATACCAACGGTGGGCAAAGGTTGCTCTAGAACACCTTCCACAAATATATTG GTTCTAAACGAAGTTGTTATTGATCGTGGACCCTCGCCATATCTAAgtaatattgatttatttttggaTGGCAAGTATATTACTTCGGTGCAGGGTGATGGTTTAATTGTTTCCACACCCACTGGCAGTACGGCATATGCTGTGGCAGCTGGTGCCTCTATGATTCATCCATCTGTACCCGCGATTATGGTCACACCCATTTGTCCACATTCTTTAAGTTTTCGTCCGATTGTTGTACCTGCTGGAGTTGAACTGAAG ATTTCTGTATCACCCGACAGTCGTAACACCTCCTGGGTATCCTTCGATGGTCGCAATCGACAAGAACTGTTTCATGGTGATAGTTTAAGAGTTACCACCTCCATCTATCCGGTGCCCAGTATATGTGCTCAAGATCAAATATCCGATTGGTTTGATTCTTTGGCCGAATGTTTGCACTGGAATGTGCGTAAAAAgcaaaaatgtttagatgaactGTCGGACTTGACCGCTTCAGGTTCTGAGGATACTCTAGATGAGCTGGAAAGAGGCTCCGATTCTTTGTTAgatagttaa